From Saccharothrix espanaensis DSM 44229, the proteins below share one genomic window:
- the folP gene encoding dihydropteroate synthase, with translation MGGMRFGERDVPQDRALVMAIVNRTRDSFYDKGATFSDDAAMAAVDRVVAEGADIVDIGGVKAGAKGEPVDAVEEARRVVPFVAAVRERHPSLVISVDTWRHEVGRAVCAAGADLINDTWAGADPRLAEVAAEFGVGIVCSHTGGLPPRTDPHRVRYEDVVAAVVSELVARAERMVALGVPRAGVLIDPTHDFGKNTWHGLELLRRLGELVDTGWPVLMALSNKDFIGETLGADLADRVDGTLAATSVAAWQGAKVFRAHEVRRTRQVVDMVAGIAGTRPPAKVLRALA, from the coding sequence ATGGGCGGCATGAGGTTCGGCGAGCGGGACGTGCCCCAGGATCGAGCCTTGGTGATGGCGATCGTCAACCGGACGCGGGATTCCTTCTACGACAAGGGAGCCACCTTCAGCGACGACGCCGCGATGGCGGCCGTCGACCGGGTGGTGGCCGAGGGCGCGGACATCGTCGACATCGGCGGCGTGAAGGCCGGCGCCAAGGGCGAACCGGTCGACGCGGTCGAGGAGGCCCGCCGGGTGGTGCCGTTCGTGGCCGCCGTGCGCGAGCGCCACCCGTCGCTGGTGATCAGCGTCGACACCTGGCGGCACGAGGTGGGGCGCGCGGTGTGCGCGGCCGGCGCGGACCTGATCAACGACACGTGGGCGGGCGCGGACCCCCGGCTGGCCGAGGTCGCGGCCGAGTTCGGCGTGGGCATCGTCTGCTCGCACACCGGCGGCCTGCCGCCGCGCACCGACCCGCACCGGGTCCGGTACGAGGACGTGGTGGCGGCCGTCGTGTCGGAGCTGGTGGCGCGCGCGGAGCGGATGGTCGCCCTGGGCGTGCCGCGCGCGGGCGTGCTGATCGACCCGACGCACGACTTCGGCAAGAACACCTGGCACGGCCTGGAGCTGCTGCGCCGGCTGGGTGAACTGGTCGACACCGGGTGGCCGGTGCTGATGGCGTTGTCCAACAAGGACTTCATCGGCGAGACCCTGGGCGCGGACCTGGCCGACCGGGTGGACGGGACGCTCGCCGCGACGTCGGTGGCGGCGTGGCAGGGCGCGAAGGTGTTCCGCGCCCACGAGGTCCGCCGGACCCGCCAGGTGGTCGACATGGTGGCCGGCATCGCGGGCACCCGGCCGCCGGCGAAGGTGCTGCGCGCGCTGGCCTGA
- a CDS encoding helix-turn-helix transcriptional regulator produces MKSDALRGHLDALLLATLDGGHLHGYAIIEALQLRSGGALTLPTGTVYPALRRLETAGLVAGEWSTVGGRRRRTYRLTKAGQRALAAERTAWREFTTAIEGVLGGGPWPAQA; encoded by the coding sequence GTGAAGTCGGACGCGTTGCGCGGCCACCTCGACGCCTTGCTGCTGGCCACGTTGGACGGCGGGCACCTGCACGGCTACGCGATCATCGAGGCGCTGCAACTGCGCAGCGGCGGCGCGCTGACCCTGCCCACCGGCACCGTCTACCCGGCCCTGCGCCGGCTGGAGACGGCCGGGCTGGTGGCCGGCGAGTGGAGCACGGTCGGCGGGCGGCGGCGGCGCACCTACCGGCTGACCAAGGCCGGGCAGCGGGCGCTGGCCGCCGAGCGCACCGCGTGGCGCGAGTTCACCACCGCGATCGAAGGCGTGCTGGGAGGGGGCCCGTGGCCGGCGCAGGCGTGA
- a CDS encoding permease prefix domain 1-containing protein: MAGAGVIDEYLAGLDRRLRGPAPVKRDLLAEAQDSLVDAAEAHAAGGLDVEQAQRRAVAEFGPVHRVARDYQGLLALAHGVRTLWTVALVLPLAHVLWELNRTFWIGAWPGFGPSGPPPDWYLVIARANDSTGWVVAGAALGALPVGRLLARRGTGTVTLARLAGAVAAAAVGVNVLATVAITVATAHLDVGRLPMSPPVVAATAVSLLIMGRLAVLARRCLVFAPV; the protein is encoded by the coding sequence GTGGCCGGCGCAGGCGTGATCGACGAGTACCTGGCCGGGCTGGACCGCCGGCTGCGCGGGCCGGCGCCGGTCAAGCGCGACCTGCTCGCCGAAGCCCAGGACAGCCTCGTCGACGCCGCCGAGGCCCACGCCGCCGGCGGGCTGGACGTCGAGCAGGCCCAGCGCCGCGCGGTGGCCGAGTTCGGGCCGGTCCACCGGGTCGCCCGCGACTACCAGGGCCTGCTCGCCCTCGCGCACGGCGTGCGCACCCTGTGGACGGTGGCCCTGGTCCTCCCGCTCGCGCACGTGCTGTGGGAGCTCAACCGGACCTTCTGGATCGGCGCCTGGCCCGGGTTCGGGCCCTCCGGCCCACCCCCGGACTGGTACCTGGTGATCGCCCGCGCCAACGACTCAACCGGCTGGGTCGTGGCCGGCGCGGCGCTGGGTGCTTTGCCGGTCGGCCGGCTGCTGGCCCGGCGCGGGACCGGCACCGTGACGCTGGCCCGGCTGGCGGGCGCGGTCGCCGCAGCGGCGGTCGGGGTGAACGTGCTGGCCACGGTGGCCATCACGGTCGCCACCGCGCACCTGGACGTGGGCCGGCTGCCGATGTCCCCGCCGGTCGTGGCGGCCACCGCGGTGTCGCTGCTGATCATGGGCCGGCTGGCCGTGCTGGCCCGGCGCTGCCTGGTCTTCGCGCCGGTCTGA
- a CDS encoding DivIVA domain-containing protein, whose translation MTTALIYLVVMVLVAAVVFLLASLVFGRGEELAPLPPGASPTRLPADSVSPDDVRGLQFQQVFRGYKMTEVDWALERLAAEVERLQARVDELETARDPA comes from the coding sequence GTGACCACCGCGCTCATCTACCTCGTCGTCATGGTCCTCGTGGCGGCCGTGGTGTTCCTGCTGGCCTCACTCGTCTTCGGGCGCGGCGAGGAACTCGCCCCGCTGCCCCCCGGCGCGTCGCCGACCCGGCTGCCCGCCGACTCGGTGTCCCCGGACGACGTGCGCGGCCTGCAGTTCCAGCAGGTCTTCCGGGGCTACAAGATGACCGAGGTCGACTGGGCCCTGGAGCGCCTGGCCGCGGAGGTGGAACGCCTCCAGGCCCGCGTCGACGAGCTGGAGACCGCCCGTGACCCGGCTTGA
- a CDS encoding SRPBCC family protein — protein MTRLELTVPVDAPAETTWAAVTDWARQGEWMLGTRVRVTAGDGRGVGTELSAFTGLGPIGFTDTMRVTEWDPPYRCAVQHTGRFVRGTAEFRVVPHGERSEFVWSEDIPALLGLAFAPGVRWSLRRFAEFAREYHR, from the coding sequence GTGACCCGGCTTGAGCTGACCGTCCCGGTCGACGCCCCGGCCGAGACCACCTGGGCGGCGGTGACCGACTGGGCCCGGCAGGGCGAGTGGATGCTCGGCACCCGGGTCCGGGTGACCGCCGGCGACGGCCGCGGCGTGGGCACCGAGCTGTCCGCGTTCACCGGCCTGGGCCCGATCGGCTTCACCGACACCATGCGGGTCACCGAGTGGGACCCGCCGTACCGCTGCGCCGTTCAGCACACCGGGCGGTTCGTGCGCGGCACCGCGGAGTTCCGCGTCGTGCCGCACGGCGAGCGCAGCGAGTTCGTCTGGTCCGAGGACATCCCCGCGCTGCTGGGCCTGGCGTTCGCCCCCGGCGTGCGCTGGTCCCTGCGCCGCTTCGCCGAGTTCGCCCGGGAGTACCACCGATGA
- a CDS encoding DNA-3-methyladenine glycosylase I, whose product MIRCPWGDSTPDYHDYHDTEWGVELHGDVALFERMCLESFQSGLSWITILRKRENFRTAFDGFVPAVVAEYGQDDFDRLMADAGIVRNRAKINATINNARAVGELDVPLDDLLWSFAPETHERPATFADVPAVTAESKAMAKELKRRGFVFLGPTTCYALMQATGMVDDHIAACFRAHEAVSAR is encoded by the coding sequence ATGATCCGCTGCCCGTGGGGCGACAGCACGCCGGACTACCACGACTACCACGACACCGAGTGGGGCGTGGAGCTGCACGGCGACGTGGCCCTGTTCGAGCGGATGTGCCTGGAGTCCTTCCAGTCCGGGCTGTCCTGGATCACCATCCTGCGCAAGCGGGAGAACTTCCGGACGGCGTTCGACGGGTTCGTGCCGGCCGTCGTCGCCGAGTACGGCCAGGACGACTTCGACCGGCTGATGGCCGACGCGGGCATCGTCCGCAACCGGGCCAAGATCAACGCGACCATCAACAACGCCCGCGCCGTCGGCGAGCTCGACGTCCCGCTGGACGACCTGCTCTGGTCGTTCGCGCCGGAGACCCACGAACGCCCGGCGACCTTCGCCGACGTGCCGGCCGTCACCGCCGAGTCCAAGGCGATGGCCAAGGAGCTCAAGCGCCGCGGCTTCGTGTTCCTGGGCCCCACCACGTGCTACGCGCTGATGCAGGCCACGGGCATGGTCGACGACCACATCGCGGCCTGCTTCCGCGCTCACGAGGCCGTCAGCGCCCGGTGA
- a CDS encoding enoyl-CoA hydratase-related protein, whose translation MSELLIDDADGVRTFTLNRPESFNAFTVALKEQLLTAVGETARDGSVRAVVLTGAGRAFCAGQDLKEHIGLLDAGDPAPLRTVEQHYNPLVKAIVAMPKPVIAAVNGTAAGAGASLAYACDLRIAATSAKFLMAFANVGLTADSGASWTLPRLIGHGRAMEMMLLAQPVGAEEALRIGMVNQVVPDGEALSTALELARRLAAGPTVAYAKIKEAMAFSGELAAALEVEARTQAEAGATADHKEAVAAFVAKRPAEFTGR comes from the coding sequence GTGTCCGAACTCCTCATCGACGACGCTGACGGTGTTCGCACCTTCACCCTGAACCGGCCGGAGTCGTTCAACGCGTTCACCGTGGCGCTGAAGGAACAGCTCCTGACCGCGGTCGGCGAGACCGCCCGCGACGGGTCCGTGCGGGCGGTCGTGCTGACCGGGGCGGGGCGGGCGTTCTGCGCGGGGCAGGACCTCAAGGAGCACATCGGGCTGCTCGACGCGGGCGACCCGGCGCCGCTGCGCACCGTGGAGCAGCACTACAACCCGCTGGTCAAGGCGATCGTGGCGATGCCCAAGCCGGTGATCGCGGCGGTCAACGGCACGGCGGCGGGCGCGGGCGCGTCCCTGGCCTACGCCTGCGACCTGCGGATCGCGGCGACGTCGGCGAAGTTCCTGATGGCGTTCGCCAACGTGGGGCTGACCGCGGACTCGGGCGCGTCCTGGACGCTGCCCCGGCTGATCGGGCACGGCCGGGCGATGGAGATGATGCTGCTGGCGCAGCCGGTCGGGGCCGAGGAGGCGCTGCGGATCGGCATGGTCAACCAGGTCGTGCCGGACGGCGAGGCGCTGTCCACCGCACTGGAGCTGGCCCGCAGGCTCGCCGCCGGGCCGACCGTCGCCTACGCCAAGATCAAGGAGGCGATGGCGTTCTCCGGCGAGTTGGCGGCGGCGCTGGAGGTCGAGGCGCGCACCCAGGCCGAGGCCGGGGCGACCGCCGACCACAAGGAGGCCGTGGCGGCGTTCGTGGCCAAGCGCCCGGCGGAGTTCACCGGGCGCTGA
- a CDS encoding PaaX family transcriptional regulator, which translates to MRARSALFDVYGGHLRERGGAATIAALVRLLEPLDFAAPAVRTAVSRTVRQGWLEPVRLASGPGYAMTPRAERRLDEAAARIYRTRPSTWDGRWHVVVLEELPAREARDRLASSLQLLGYGALGPVTWIAPRPSSELADVLAVEGVAASTFHGEHEGPPAELAARAWDLDTLGADYARFVAEWEPVVSAVDGSDPAGAFAASQRFLHAWRKFLFRDPGLPRELLPAGWPGRAAAEFFDRHTARLAPAVRRFVDDSLGIDNTGGP; encoded by the coding sequence GTGCGAGCCCGTTCCGCGCTCTTCGACGTCTACGGCGGCCACCTCCGCGAGCGGGGTGGTGCCGCGACGATCGCCGCCCTGGTCCGATTGCTCGAACCGCTCGACTTCGCCGCGCCGGCGGTGCGCACCGCGGTGTCCCGGACGGTGCGGCAGGGCTGGCTGGAGCCGGTGCGGCTGGCGTCGGGCCCCGGCTACGCGATGACGCCCCGGGCGGAGCGCCGGCTGGACGAGGCCGCCGCCCGGATCTACCGGACCCGGCCCTCCACCTGGGACGGTCGCTGGCACGTGGTCGTGCTGGAGGAGCTGCCCGCGCGGGAGGCCCGCGACCGGTTGGCCTCCTCGCTGCAACTGCTCGGCTACGGCGCGCTCGGGCCGGTGACCTGGATCGCACCGCGCCCGTCGTCGGAGCTGGCCGACGTGCTGGCGGTCGAGGGTGTGGCGGCGAGCACGTTCCACGGCGAGCACGAGGGTCCGCCCGCCGAGCTGGCCGCGCGGGCCTGGGACCTGGACACGCTGGGCGCGGACTACGCCCGGTTCGTCGCCGAGTGGGAGCCCGTGGTGTCCGCTGTGGACGGTTCGGACCCGGCCGGCGCGTTCGCGGCCTCCCAGCGGTTCCTGCACGCGTGGCGGAAGTTCCTGTTCCGCGACCCCGGCCTGCCCCGCGAGCTGCTGCCGGCCGGCTGGCCGGGACGGGCCGCGGCGGAGTTCTTCGACCGGCACACCGCGCGGCTCGCGCCCGCCGTGCGCCGGTTCGTGGACGACAGCCTGGGAATCGACAACACCGGAGGTCCTTGA
- a CDS encoding DUF3117 domain-containing protein — translation MAAMKPRTGDGPLEVTKEGRGIVMRVPLEGGGRLVVEMSADEANALGDALKAAAG, via the coding sequence ATGGCGGCCATGAAGCCCCGGACCGGCGACGGTCCCCTTGAGGTCACCAAGGAGGGGCGTGGCATCGTGATGCGCGTTCCGCTTGAGGGCGGGGGACGTCTAGTCGTCGAGATGTCGGCGGACGAGGCCAACGCCCTGGGCGACGCCCTCAAGGCAGCCGCTGGCTGA
- a CDS encoding leucyl aminopeptidase family protein, giving the protein MRLPVPAPLVAVEAAGSLRRGAGRVVLAAPGEPPLLGPGGADVEASAEVSGAAGATHRQDGRWVLGIGDATPSDWRTAGASLARALDADADRDGALTFDVQLTPDADVRSFVLGLALGGYRFKVTGEPAPKRVKSLRLVGPDVSADEVRHAVDLARATSLARDLANAPSNVKDPDWLAATAVKAAAGVPGLDVVVRDEKWLAREGFGGVLAVGGGSARPPRLIHMTWNGPADAPHLVLVGKGITFDTGGISVKPADGMHLMRTDMAGGGAVIGALIAIARLGLPVRVTGLVPCAENHVSGSAYRPGDVVRHYGGTTTEVTNTDAEGRMVLADALAYAVHQLQPDALVDVATLTGAMKVTLGTRIGGLFASDDEIAARVAAAGERTGEAWWRMPLLEELADAVKSDIADVRQIPPGPGAITAALFLREFTAGLPWAHLDIAGPARADKNYAEVVAGASGFAARTLVEFAAHYRD; this is encoded by the coding sequence GTGCGCCTGCCCGTGCCCGCCCCGCTCGTCGCCGTCGAGGCCGCCGGCTCCCTCCGGCGCGGCGCGGGCCGGGTGGTGCTGGCCGCGCCGGGCGAGCCGCCGCTGCTCGGACCGGGTGGCGCGGACGTCGAGGCGTCCGCCGAGGTCAGCGGCGCGGCGGGCGCCACGCACCGGCAGGACGGCCGCTGGGTGCTCGGCATCGGCGACGCGACCCCGTCCGACTGGCGCACGGCGGGTGCGTCCCTGGCCCGTGCGCTGGACGCGGACGCCGACCGGGACGGCGCCCTCACGTTCGACGTGCAGCTGACCCCGGACGCCGACGTGCGCTCGTTCGTGCTCGGTCTGGCGCTGGGCGGCTACCGGTTCAAGGTGACCGGCGAGCCCGCGCCCAAGCGCGTGAAGTCGCTGCGGCTGGTCGGCCCGGACGTGTCGGCGGATGAGGTTCGTCACGCCGTCGACCTGGCCCGCGCCACGTCGCTGGCCCGCGACCTGGCCAACGCGCCGTCCAACGTGAAGGACCCGGACTGGCTCGCGGCCACCGCGGTCAAGGCGGCGGCCGGCGTGCCCGGCCTGGACGTCGTGGTCCGGGACGAGAAGTGGCTGGCCCGGGAGGGTTTCGGCGGCGTGCTCGCGGTCGGCGGCGGCTCGGCCCGCCCGCCCCGGCTGATCCACATGACCTGGAACGGCCCGGCCGACGCGCCGCACCTGGTGCTGGTCGGCAAGGGCATCACCTTCGACACCGGCGGCATCTCGGTGAAGCCGGCCGACGGGATGCACCTGATGCGCACCGACATGGCGGGCGGCGGCGCGGTGATCGGCGCGCTGATCGCCATCGCCCGGCTCGGCCTGCCGGTCCGGGTCACCGGCCTGGTGCCGTGCGCGGAGAACCACGTGTCCGGCTCCGCCTACCGGCCCGGTGACGTGGTCCGGCACTACGGCGGCACCACCACCGAGGTCACCAACACCGACGCCGAGGGCCGGATGGTGCTGGCCGACGCCCTGGCCTACGCGGTCCACCAGCTCCAGCCGGACGCGCTGGTCGACGTGGCGACGCTGACCGGCGCGATGAAGGTCACCCTCGGCACCCGGATCGGCGGCCTGTTCGCCAGTGACGACGAGATCGCCGCGCGGGTCGCGGCGGCGGGCGAGCGCACCGGCGAGGCGTGGTGGCGGATGCCGCTGCTGGAGGAGCTCGCGGACGCGGTGAAGAGCGACATCGCCGACGTGCGGCAGATCCCGCCGGGGCCGGGCGCGATCACCGCGGCCCTGTTCCTGCGCGAGTTCACCGCCGGGCTGCCGTGGGCGCACCTGGACATCGCCGGCCCGGCCCGCGCGGACAAGAACTACGCCGAGGTCGTGGCCGGGGCGTCCGGGTTCGCCGCGCGCACGCTGGTCGAGTTCGCGGCGCACTACCGGGACTGA
- a CDS encoding LysR family transcriptional regulator: MDELAPKLAVLRALGRDEHVTHAAEAVGVPQPTVSRWLSAMGDALGAPVVVRTGRRVRLTRAGRLLADAADRALGVLEAGHRAAAEEVDPSRGLVAVGFLHLLGRSLVPELVRGFRAEHPHVRFRLVQGSRQAVLAQLADGVVDVALVAPPPELPGFAHTVVREQELVLVLPPGHRLADRDAVRVAELADEDFVGLEPGYGLRRITDDLCAAAGFTPRLAFEGQETETVRGLVTAGLGVALLPHAEGSTGLVELPLSPRAAREVALVWLADAPVPPVARAFREYAADQSR; encoded by the coding sequence ATGGATGAATTGGCGCCCAAACTCGCGGTGCTTCGCGCGCTTGGGCGCGACGAGCACGTCACGCACGCCGCCGAGGCCGTCGGGGTGCCGCAGCCCACGGTGAGCCGCTGGCTGTCCGCCATGGGCGACGCGCTCGGCGCGCCCGTCGTGGTCCGGACCGGCCGCCGGGTGCGGCTGACCCGGGCGGGCCGGCTGCTGGCCGACGCCGCCGACCGGGCGCTGGGCGTGCTGGAGGCCGGGCACCGGGCCGCCGCGGAGGAGGTCGACCCGTCCCGCGGCCTGGTGGCCGTGGGCTTCCTGCACCTGCTGGGCCGCTCGCTGGTCCCCGAGCTGGTGCGGGGGTTCCGGGCCGAGCACCCGCACGTGCGGTTCCGGCTGGTCCAGGGCTCACGCCAGGCGGTGTTGGCGCAGCTGGCGGACGGCGTGGTCGACGTGGCGCTGGTCGCGCCGCCGCCGGAGCTGCCCGGCTTCGCCCACACCGTGGTCCGCGAGCAGGAGCTGGTGCTCGTGCTGCCGCCCGGCCACCGGCTCGCCGACCGGGACGCGGTGCGCGTCGCGGAGCTGGCCGACGAGGACTTCGTGGGTCTGGAACCCGGCTACGGGCTGCGCCGGATCACCGACGACCTGTGCGCGGCGGCCGGGTTCACGCCCCGGCTGGCGTTCGAGGGCCAGGAGACCGAGACCGTGCGCGGGCTGGTCACGGCCGGGTTGGGGGTCGCGCTGCTCCCGCACGCGGAGGGGTCGACCGGGCTGGTCGAACTCCCGCTGAGCCCCCGGGCCGCGCGGGAGGTCGCCCTGGTGTGGCTGGCCGACGCCCCGGTGCCGCCGGTCGCGCGGGCGTTCCGGGAGTACGCCGCCGATCAGTCCCGGTAG
- a CDS encoding MFS transporter translates to MPSRLTTATVATGLATFALLYAPQPVLPQIAAEFDLQPGSASLAVSAATGALAVAVIPCAVLAERIGRRRVIVWSVLAAAVFGLLLPLAPTYPAFLALRVLQGLATAGIPAVAMAFLADEAKAVGAAIGALIAGNSAGGMIGRLLAGIATDWAGWRGALALVAVFSLACAAVTAVYLPTGKPTARRERGLRSAFTDRVLLAQYAVATLGVAAFISLFNVIAFRLALPPGVASLVFLAYAAGGACSALAGRLADRHGRARIALAALAVTALGAIATVPDNLAVIAAGLVVFTGGFFAVHAVASSWVGARAKAKGPASGVYLFAFYLGSSAGGTAGSTAYQAWGWSGLILLVLAWLVLAALAVTTAAHATKRQPGPPTPETTEPPATTPTALATTPAATGSRPHTT, encoded by the coding sequence ATGCCCAGTCGCCTCACCACGGCCACCGTCGCCACCGGCTTGGCGACCTTCGCACTCCTCTACGCGCCGCAGCCCGTCCTGCCGCAGATCGCCGCCGAGTTCGACCTCCAGCCCGGCTCGGCGTCGCTCGCGGTGAGCGCCGCGACCGGCGCGCTCGCCGTGGCCGTGATCCCGTGCGCGGTGCTCGCCGAACGCATCGGCAGGCGCCGGGTGATCGTGTGGTCCGTGCTCGCGGCCGCCGTCTTCGGCCTCCTGCTGCCGCTCGCGCCGACCTACCCGGCGTTCCTGGCGCTGCGCGTCCTCCAGGGCTTGGCGACGGCGGGCATCCCGGCCGTGGCGATGGCGTTCCTGGCCGACGAGGCCAAGGCGGTGGGTGCGGCGATCGGCGCGCTGATCGCCGGCAACAGCGCGGGCGGCATGATCGGCCGGCTGCTGGCCGGGATCGCCACCGACTGGGCCGGCTGGCGCGGGGCGCTCGCGCTGGTGGCGGTGTTCAGCCTGGCGTGCGCGGCGGTCACGGCGGTCTACCTGCCGACCGGCAAGCCCACCGCGCGACGGGAGCGCGGCCTGCGCTCGGCGTTCACCGACCGGGTGCTGCTCGCGCAGTACGCCGTGGCGACGTTGGGCGTGGCAGCGTTCATCTCCCTGTTCAACGTCATCGCGTTCCGGCTCGCCCTGCCGCCCGGCGTGGCGTCGTTGGTGTTCCTGGCCTACGCGGCGGGCGGGGCGTGCTCCGCGCTGGCGGGCCGGCTGGCCGACCGGCACGGCCGGGCCCGGATCGCGCTGGCGGCGCTGGCCGTCACCGCGCTGGGCGCGATCGCGACCGTGCCGGACAACCTGGCCGTGATCGCCGCGGGCCTGGTGGTGTTCACCGGCGGGTTCTTCGCGGTGCACGCGGTGGCGAGTTCGTGGGTGGGCGCTCGGGCGAAGGCCAAAGGCCCGGCGTCGGGCGTGTACCTGTTCGCGTTCTACCTGGGCTCCAGTGCCGGCGGCACGGCGGGCAGCACCGCCTACCAGGCGTGGGGCTGGTCGGGCCTGATCCTGCTGGTCCTGGCGTGGCTGGTCCTGGCCGCCCTGGCCGTGACCACCGCCGCTCACGCCACCAAACGCCAACCCGGGCCACCCACGCCCGAAACCACCGAACCACCCGCCACCACCCCGACCGCCCTCGCCACCACACCGGCCGCCACCGGATCACGCCCGCACACCACCTGA
- the glgA gene encoding glycogen synthase produces MRIGLLTREYPPEVYGGAGVHVGFLVPRLRELVDVDVHAFGGPRPDAVAHQPVAALAAANPALGVLSADLEIAAALGGVDLAHSHTWYANLAGHLAKLLHGVPHVVTAHSLEPRRPWKAEQLGGGYRISSWVERSAYEAADAIIAVSEGMRSDVLACYPALDPARVHVVRNGIDTEQYRPVAEVDALERHGIDPGRPIVTFVGRITRQKGVGHLVAAAHRISHDAQVVLCAGAPDTPEIAEETRLAVAELAAARPGVVWIREMLPTPEVRQILSHSAVFVCPSVYEPLGIVNLEAMACGTAVVASDVGGIPEVVEHGRTGLLVHYDEEDVPAFRSGLADAVNEVLGDPARARAFGAAGRERAVREFSWANMAAQTVEVYRATLERR; encoded by the coding sequence GTGCGAATTGGACTGCTGACACGGGAGTACCCGCCGGAGGTCTACGGCGGGGCGGGGGTGCACGTCGGTTTCCTGGTGCCCAGACTGCGCGAGCTGGTCGACGTGGACGTGCACGCGTTCGGCGGACCGCGCCCGGATGCCGTTGCCCACCAACCGGTCGCGGCGCTGGCGGCGGCGAACCCGGCGTTGGGCGTGCTGTCCGCCGACCTGGAGATCGCCGCCGCGCTGGGCGGCGTGGACCTGGCCCACTCGCACACCTGGTACGCCAACCTGGCGGGCCACCTGGCCAAGCTGCTGCACGGCGTGCCGCACGTGGTCACGGCGCACTCGCTGGAGCCGCGCCGGCCGTGGAAGGCCGAGCAGCTGGGCGGCGGGTACCGGATCTCGTCGTGGGTGGAGCGCTCGGCGTACGAGGCGGCGGACGCGATCATCGCGGTGAGCGAGGGGATGCGGTCCGACGTGCTGGCCTGCTACCCGGCGCTGGACCCGGCGCGGGTGCACGTGGTGCGCAACGGCATCGACACCGAGCAGTACCGGCCGGTGGCGGAGGTGGACGCGCTGGAGCGGCACGGGATCGACCCGGGCCGGCCGATCGTGACCTTCGTCGGGCGGATCACCCGGCAGAAGGGCGTCGGGCACCTGGTCGCCGCGGCGCACCGGATCTCGCACGACGCCCAGGTGGTGCTGTGCGCGGGCGCGCCGGACACGCCGGAGATCGCCGAGGAGACCCGGCTGGCGGTGGCGGAGCTCGCGGCGGCCCGGCCGGGGGTGGTGTGGATCCGGGAGATGCTGCCGACCCCGGAGGTCCGGCAGATCCTGAGCCACTCGGCGGTGTTCGTGTGCCCGTCGGTGTACGAGCCGCTGGGCATCGTGAACCTGGAGGCGATGGCGTGCGGGACGGCCGTCGTGGCGTCGGACGTGGGCGGCATCCCGGAGGTCGTGGAGCACGGCCGGACCGGGCTGCTGGTGCACTACGACGAGGAGGACGTCCCGGCGTTCCGCAGCGGGTTGGCGGACGCGGTGAACGAGGTGCTGGGCGATCCGGCGCGGGCGCGGGCGTTCGGGGCGGCCGGGCGGGAGCGCGCGGTGCGGGAGTTCTCGTGGGCGAACATGGCGGCGCAGACCGTGGAGGTCTACCGGGCGACCCTTGAACGCCGTTGA